A part of Thermodesulfobacteriota bacterium genomic DNA contains:
- a CDS encoding acetyl-CoA decarbonylase/synthase complex subunit delta, translating into EAEAKAAAEQAAAPAAPQAVPGLATETVPLTERAKRVAPDAYTEKYSGRIRTVTLGAGPKALAAGGASALPFHLFEGEMPQKPLLAMDVLDMAPEDWPQSLTRHFAGVLDNPVAWAKQCIDTCQAEAICLSLASTDPNGRNRPAAEAAKTAAAVVAALDVPVILWGCGNADKDTETLREVTAVIGDKKVCLAPLTDANYRSLGATAMAFGHTLTASSPIDVNLAKQLNILLENLGVSLDNVLVDPSIGGLGYGIEYTYSVMERIRLAALTQKDEKLQVPFICNLGREVWKSKETRLPTDAVLGDQERRGVLMEAITAVCMLMAGGEVLIMRHPTAVALTRTLIDGLSA; encoded by the coding sequence CGAGGCCGAGGCCAAAGCGGCGGCGGAGCAGGCCGCCGCTCCGGCTGCCCCGCAGGCCGTTCCCGGCCTGGCCACCGAAACCGTGCCCCTGACCGAGCGGGCCAAGCGGGTCGCCCCGGACGCCTACACCGAGAAGTACAGCGGCCGCATCCGCACCGTCACCCTGGGCGCCGGCCCCAAGGCCCTGGCAGCCGGCGGCGCCTCGGCCCTGCCCTTCCATCTCTTCGAGGGCGAGATGCCCCAAAAGCCGCTCCTGGCCATGGATGTCCTGGACATGGCGCCGGAGGACTGGCCCCAGAGCCTGACCCGCCATTTCGCCGGGGTCCTGGACAATCCCGTGGCCTGGGCCAAGCAATGCATCGACACCTGTCAGGCCGAGGCGATCTGCCTGTCGCTGGCCAGCACCGACCCCAACGGCCGCAACCGGCCGGCCGCCGAGGCGGCCAAGACAGCGGCGGCTGTGGTGGCGGCCCTGGACGTACCGGTCATCCTCTGGGGCTGCGGCAACGCCGACAAGGACACCGAGACCTTGCGGGAGGTGACGGCGGTGATCGGCGACAAGAAGGTCTGCCTGGCGCCCCTCACCGATGCCAACTACCGCTCCCTGGGCGCTACGGCCATGGCCTTTGGCCACACCCTCACCGCCTCCTCGCCCATCGACGTCAACCTGGCCAAGCAGCTCAACATCCTCCTGGAGAACCTGGGCGTCTCCCTGGACAACGTCCTGGTGGACCCGTCCATCGGCGGTCTGGGCTACGGCATCGAGTACACCTACTCGGTCATGGAGCGGATCCGGCTGGCAGCCCTGACCCAGAAGGACGAGAAGCTCCAGGTGCCGTTCATCTGCAACCTGGGCCGGGAGGTCTGGAAGAGCAAGGAGACCCGCCTGCCCACCGATGCCGTGCTGGGTGATCAGGAACGGCGGGGGGTGCTCATGGAGGCGATCACGGCCGTTTGTATGCTCATGGCCGGCGGCGAGGTGCTGATCATGCGGCATCCCACCGCGGTGGCCCTCACCAGGACCCTCATTGACGGCCTGTCCGCCTGA
- the acsB gene encoding acetyl-CoA decarbonylase/synthase complex subunit alpha/beta — protein MSRIICSAAIRGAHKIVDMAQERYEAAVKRFGAEHEVAFPNTAYFLPIIYSMLGAKVERLGDMADIFQECRRLLPMNVREEVWLPYLAPALDAGMATFFAEEMFEAVRYLEEPNLYTRTEDPAADNIWLGAADDIIFRKRGVEFVDGTAPGFAAIMGAPPDKETASRIALELQEKNLYIFMHDQTDGRRMPELLRANGVQIGWGTRLVPFGASYTTAVFAIGFACRVAMAFGGVKPGDFRSNLLYNKDRTFAFVMAFGPVSDEWYANAAGAINWGFPTISDYDIPEVLPTGICTYEHVVSRVPHAEIVQKAIEVRGLKVAVTKIDIPLSYGPAFEGERIRKDDLYMECGGGRTSAVELLVSKEMDQVQDGLVTVEGPDIKDIKEGGRLPLAILAEVAGREMQSDFEPILERQFHHLINYIQGIMHIGQRNIMWIRVGKGAVEKGFSFAHVGKVLHGKLHQEFGAILDKVQVKIYTTLDKVEEVQELARRVYAERDARLGDMTDETEETFYSCTLCQSFAPSHVCVITPERVGMCGAYNWLDGKASFQINPTGPNQPIAKGECLDPVLGKFAGINEFVAQASRGAVAEVSCYSLMVDPMTACGCFECIAAYLPNANGIMIVNRDFMGMTPSGMKFTTLAGMAGGGNVTPGFLGVSKHFICSRKFMKAEGGLKRVVWLPKMLKDELRDKLTARAKEEGVPDLLDMIADETVGTTEEAVLAFMKDKGHPALTMEAVV, from the coding sequence ATGTCACGGATCATCTGTTCAGCGGCCATCCGGGGCGCCCACAAGATCGTGGACATGGCCCAGGAGCGCTATGAGGCGGCGGTCAAGAGGTTTGGGGCCGAGCACGAGGTCGCTTTTCCCAACACCGCCTATTTCCTGCCCATCATCTATTCCATGCTGGGCGCCAAGGTGGAGCGGCTGGGGGACATGGCCGACATCTTCCAGGAATGCCGGCGGCTTCTGCCCATGAACGTCCGGGAGGAGGTCTGGCTGCCCTACCTGGCCCCGGCCCTGGATGCCGGTATGGCCACCTTCTTCGCCGAGGAGATGTTCGAGGCGGTCCGCTACCTGGAGGAGCCCAACCTCTACACCAGGACCGAGGATCCGGCCGCGGACAACATCTGGCTGGGAGCGGCGGACGACATCATCTTCCGCAAGCGGGGGGTGGAGTTCGTGGACGGCACCGCGCCGGGCTTTGCCGCCATCATGGGCGCGCCGCCGGACAAGGAGACCGCCAGCCGCATCGCCCTGGAGCTGCAGGAGAAGAACCTCTACATCTTCATGCACGACCAGACCGACGGCCGGCGCATGCCCGAGCTGCTCAGGGCCAACGGGGTGCAGATCGGCTGGGGCACCCGGCTGGTCCCCTTCGGTGCCAGCTACACCACCGCGGTGTTTGCCATCGGCTTCGCCTGCCGGGTGGCCATGGCCTTTGGCGGCGTCAAGCCCGGCGACTTCCGTTCCAACCTCCTCTACAACAAGGACCGGACCTTTGCCTTTGTCATGGCCTTCGGCCCGGTCTCCGACGAGTGGTACGCCAACGCCGCCGGCGCCATCAACTGGGGCTTCCCCACCATCTCCGATTACGACATCCCGGAGGTGCTGCCCACCGGCATCTGCACGTACGAGCACGTGGTCAGCCGGGTGCCGCATGCGGAGATCGTCCAGAAGGCCATCGAGGTGCGGGGCCTCAAGGTGGCGGTCACCAAAATCGACATCCCCCTCTCTTACGGTCCCGCTTTCGAAGGCGAGCGGATCCGCAAGGACGATCTCTATATGGAGTGCGGCGGCGGCCGCACCAGCGCCGTCGAGCTTCTGGTCTCCAAGGAGATGGACCAGGTGCAAGACGGCCTGGTCACGGTGGAAGGGCCGGACATCAAGGACATCAAGGAAGGTGGCCGGCTGCCCCTGGCCATCCTGGCCGAGGTGGCGGGCCGGGAGATGCAAAGCGACTTCGAGCCGATCCTGGAGCGGCAGTTCCACCACCTCATCAACTACATCCAGGGCATCATGCACATCGGCCAGCGGAACATCATGTGGATCCGGGTCGGCAAAGGGGCGGTGGAGAAAGGCTTCTCCTTCGCCCACGTCGGCAAGGTGCTCCACGGCAAGCTGCACCAGGAGTTCGGGGCTATCCTCGACAAGGTGCAGGTGAAGATCTACACCACCCTGGACAAGGTGGAAGAGGTCCAGGAGCTGGCCCGCCGGGTCTACGCCGAGCGGGATGCCCGCCTGGGCGACATGACCGACGAGACCGAGGAGACCTTCTACTCCTGCACCCTGTGCCAGTCCTTTGCCCCCAGCCACGTCTGCGTCATCACCCCCGAGCGGGTGGGCATGTGCGGCGCGTACAACTGGCTGGACGGCAAGGCCTCGTTCCAGATCAACCCCACCGGCCCCAACCAGCCCATTGCCAAGGGCGAGTGCCTGGATCCTGTGCTGGGCAAGTTCGCCGGCATCAACGAGTTCGTGGCCCAGGCCTCCCGGGGTGCGGTGGCCGAGGTCAGCTGCTATTCCCTCATGGTCGATCCCATGACCGCCTGCGGCTGCTTCGAGTGCATCGCCGCCTATCTGCCCAACGCCAACGGCATCATGATCGTCAACCGGGATTTCATGGGCATGACCCCATCCGGGATGAAGTTCACGACCCTGGCGGGCATGGCCGGTGGCGGCAACGTCACCCCCGGCTTCCTGGGGGTGAGCAAGCATTTCATCTGCAGCCGCAAGTTCATGAAGGCCGAGGGCGGCCTCAAGAGGGTGGTCTGGCTGCCGAAGATGCTCAAGGACGAGCTCCGGGACAAGCTCACCGCCCGGGCCAAGGAAGAAGGGGTGCCTGACCTGTTGGACATGATCGCCGACGAGACCGTGGGCACCACCGAAGAGGCGGTCCTGGCCTTCATGAAGGACAAGGGCCATCCCGCCCTGACCATGGAGGCGGTGGTCTGA
- the acsC gene encoding acetyl-CoA decarbonylase/synthase complex subunit gamma: MALTGIQILKMLPKKNCGECGIPTCLAFAMKVAAAQIEIGACPYVSDEVKATIGEASAPPIRTVKIGGGDQTLAVGGETCLFRHEKRFENPTGIAVLVTTAMADAEVGGRLERFRTLRYERVGVLLKADLVAVQDATADRAAFTALVGRVLAEAPDAKLILMADDGETLKAGAAACGERKPLLYGATKATVAGLLGLAKESGCPLAVRGSNLDETVEMADGLVQAGFKDLVLDTGARTVRAMFEDSVVCRRSAIRKKFKPLGFPTITFPCEATSDPLLEAMIASVLIAKYAGIVVLSDLQGDILFPLLLERLNLYTDPQRPMVVQEDIYPIGGPGEDSPVLITCNFSLTYFIVSGEIEGSNVPSWLLIKDTEGLSVLTAWAAGKFGADLIAAFIKKSGIEGKVKHRELVIPGYLATIQGELEEELPGWTITIGPREAGHLPLFLKEWRPAA, encoded by the coding sequence ATGGCACTGACTGGCATTCAGATCCTGAAGATGCTCCCCAAGAAGAACTGCGGGGAGTGCGGCATCCCCACCTGTCTGGCCTTTGCCATGAAGGTGGCGGCGGCTCAGATCGAGATCGGCGCCTGCCCGTACGTCAGCGACGAGGTGAAGGCCACCATCGGCGAGGCCTCGGCGCCGCCGATCCGGACGGTGAAGATCGGCGGCGGCGACCAGACCCTGGCCGTGGGCGGCGAGACCTGTCTGTTCCGGCACGAGAAGCGCTTCGAGAACCCCACCGGCATTGCCGTGCTGGTGACCACCGCCATGGCGGATGCCGAGGTGGGCGGCCGTCTGGAGCGGTTCCGCACCTTGCGCTACGAGCGGGTGGGGGTGCTGCTGAAGGCGGATCTGGTGGCGGTGCAGGATGCCACTGCAGACCGCGCCGCCTTCACCGCCCTGGTGGGCCGGGTGCTGGCCGAGGCCCCGGATGCCAAGCTCATCCTCATGGCCGATGACGGCGAGACCCTGAAGGCCGGCGCCGCTGCCTGCGGCGAGCGCAAGCCCCTGCTGTACGGCGCCACCAAGGCAACGGTGGCAGGGCTCTTGGGCCTGGCCAAGGAGAGCGGCTGCCCGCTGGCGGTGCGGGGCAGCAACCTGGACGAAACGGTGGAGATGGCCGACGGCCTGGTGCAGGCCGGCTTCAAGGACCTGGTGCTGGACACCGGCGCCCGCACCGTGCGGGCCATGTTCGAGGACTCGGTGGTCTGCCGCCGCAGCGCCATCCGGAAGAAGTTCAAGCCGTTGGGCTTCCCGACCATCACCTTCCCCTGCGAGGCGACGAGCGACCCCCTCCTGGAGGCGATGATCGCCTCGGTGCTCATCGCCAAGTATGCCGGCATCGTGGTCCTGTCCGACCTTCAGGGGGACATCCTCTTCCCCCTGCTCCTGGAGCGGCTGAACCTGTACACCGATCCCCAGCGGCCCATGGTGGTGCAGGAGGACATCTACCCCATAGGCGGCCCGGGCGAGGATTCGCCGGTGCTCATCACCTGCAATTTCTCGCTGACCTACTTCATCGTCTCCGGCGAGATCGAGGGCTCCAACGTCCCTTCCTGGCTGCTGATCAAGGATACCGAGGGCCTGTCGGTGCTCACTGCCTGGGCAGCCGGCAAGTTCGGGGCCGATCTCATCGCCGCCTTCATCAAGAAGAGCGGCATCGAGGGAAAGGTCAAGCATCGGGAGCTGGTCATCCCCGGGTATCTCGCCACCATCCAGGGCGAGTTGGAAGAGGAGCTGCCGGGCTGGACCATCACCATCGGCCCGCGGGAGGCGGGGCACCTGCCCCTCTTCCTCAAGGAGTGGCGGCCGGCGGCCTGA